Below is a genomic region from Ictalurus punctatus breed USDA103 chromosome 12, Coco_2.0, whole genome shotgun sequence.
AAGACTGATCGCAGAAGTCTTTCTAGCTCAGTCCATGGGTAGCACCAGTTTCTTGGTAAGAGTGTAGCGAGGCTCCGGCACCTGCTTGTGACGATTTAACTCTTGGGCGCTCACGCTGCGGTTCACCTTCGTCAGAATTGACAGGATGTCTTCTTTTCTgttataacaaaacaaaaagacttCCATTCCTATTCGATTTTAACTGGTCACTGCAACATTTATTCTAGTTAGTAAGAAATACCTTATTTAATGGGCAAAAATTTAGTGTAATTCTGTATAAGGAAGCAAGGGCATTCAGTAAACTGGTAAACAAACAGATAATTCCTAACTAGAGTGTGATCTCAAAATCCATCGCATTACggtttctgttcattttatttactagCACTTGTTTTTGACAGACATTTAAAGACATCCCAAAGCAAGTATGATTCTACACATTTTGCAATTCAACAAGTAAATTCTAGTGCTATACGGCAGCGGAAAATATctttaataaaactttaaaagacaaatcatttcatattttgaaaaattaGAATAAGAAATCCAGGTTTTTCCTCTCCACACACTTACTTGGGGCAGCAATCCTTCAGGTACTTGCACAACTCCTGGATGTAAATGGATCCTTTTGTTGTGTGACGGAAAGTCCTGTAGGACTCCACAGTTGCCATCCCAATCAGGAAGTCTGCTCCAAGAGGGACACGGGTGAGATTGGCTTTTTTAGCATTGTCCTCATTCCCATCATCTTCAAATCCATCTTGCATGAAAACACCCCTCTGCAGATCATTGCCTTGACACGCCTGGATGAAGAAGACTTTGGGCTTGCCCGTGAGCGTCAAGCTTTCGGAAATCAGCTGAGTGAGATCACGGATCGCGACAGATTTGCCGTCAGTCCCTAACACGACACCCTTCTCACCATGTGAGAGAATGCAGCACACGAAGACATCCATTCTGGAGTGGTCCTTCATTGCGAACTCAATCACAGTGTCCTGAATGTGTGAACTTAAAAGATCTCTTCTCTCTTCCACTATGAAATGCATTCTCTCGAAAACTTCAGtaagtgcatctaaaaaaaaaaaaacagtaataaagtaTGTGAAAGAatcaaaaaaaagaacttttctaaattatatgtaaggaataaaacgaaGCTATTGGAGCTGAAGTTAtagaaaatttatcaacaccttctgacagAACCCAGCATTCAGCAGTGCTACAGTATGATTATAAAATCCATTTAGCTAGGTCATAAATGACAAGAAATACCTCTATCTGCGTCCGTCCCTCTCCTATTCGGGAGTCTGGATGTCTCTTCAAATGTGTGGTTGTTAATAATCAGACAGTGTCCTAAAGGCCGCCGGGTCACAGGATAACAGTCATCCACCTTGGGAAACAAATCATTTGTTATAGCCATGttgtacatttataaaatacctttaatgttaaatattgtcCTATACAGAAGGCGTTCATAGCTGTCGCTCAatcactgttttttgtttttcaaatgcAATATGATATGGATGAGCAGGGAATATGCTGTTGTcatactagggatgtcacgaaaaccgatacttcagtaccaagtcggtaccaacgttcttaaaacgtgaccgtacttgtttttctgcactagTGTTGGAACCGTTTCTAATGGaagtaccgaggttgcaattcttccggacctgatgggggcagcaaatacgcgcaagtgttttagtcggtgcacaagtggtgaagaagaagaggaacgcctacaaacacacgggaaaaactacagaagcttagcttaacaagtttagctccgcctgACTcgtagagaggaaaagagaggaaagctagcatcggtttccggtgtgtaaccgatgctatcgttcatttcaaacaaagcgaggaaacacctggaatttggcgaagcccCTGAAAGATggccctatattatgtttgtttgaggcagccgGCGTTGTTgtcgtgaaaccagctaacgttatgctccatgtaatgttagcgatagccagttatttgttaacgacgctgaCACAGtgcgatgttataaactacctccgaatgggccaccatgcaccGCCGCTCAgccccgtgtcctgtcagctaaatgtagcctcgcgtcactaataattattcaaatgttcatgcttttaataaatctttctggCCTGCCATCATATCAGTGAacttaaactaatgcttgcattcagagtataaggggtgtctgtgcgcgcgcgtttaggagtgcacctccagtcattgtcagacagtgtttgataactaaaattacCCCCCCCCGACCCCgcctctttttgccagtatcagccagaggaggatgtcctccaggagagtttttaattaatttttttttattttattttataccacaccgtggtatcgactttggtatcgagtatcgtgtacttttggtggtatcggtaccgactactagatttttggtatcgtgacatccctacatCATACAGGAAGGtattttcagcatttttaattacctCACTGGCTGCTTCGACTGGGTTATCtgaaaggtgaaaaaaaaaacaagaacatatGTGTCAGCAACTGTTGCTATATTCCAACTcgcagctaaaaaaaaaagtcatcataGCTTCTAGGTCATGTTTGCGTACCCTGGTTGTGTGATGTAGGTGGGGGGATGAAACATTTCTCCAAGTCAGGGAAATTTTCTTGAATCTCTTCTCGCTGCAAGAGATCCACAAATTTGCAACACGGCGCATCACCTCTGTTCATCACAGTGTCCAGAAGGTCAATGATCATATTCATAGGTGTGTGGTTACTATGCTTAAGATTGATGTAATCAAGATGGGTGATGATTTTATCCTGTTGGACATACTGCAAGATGAAGTTGGGGTTAGCAGACAGGGTTTTGATAAGGAAGACTTTGTTCTCGAGCACAGTCTGCATGCCTGTAAGACAGAATTAGACAGCACACTGAAGTGACTTCTGACATACACATCGCTGTGTAAGAATGTATTCATTGCTTCAAAACCTGTCTGACTGCCTGTAAAAAAGTTTGTTGGTGTCTGTTGGGGCAGTGTGAACATGACAGCTGTGTTTCCCAATGAAAGCCCATGTGCTAGGTGCTTGGTGTGCTAAATCGCTGTtgtgggtaaaatggatgaatcaGAAAGAAGAGGGGTTAGTGGATCTACTGAAAACAAATTCCGACCAATGTCAACAGATGCTGACAGGGTTATCACACTGATCtgaaaaaacccaacaaacGTTTCTTTTGGTAGTTAACACTGCACCGACAGACATCGACAACCACTAACTTTGCCACTACACCCATGCTATTAATAGAACGATAAAAGTGTCTGTATTGGACCCCAAGATTACTATAAAAGTACTTTAGCATgtcatgtaataaaataaagtttattaactTGACAGAATAAGCTTTTTTGTCCACCTGTCGGGTGCAAAAGGAGCTTATATTAAAGCAATGGGGTTAGAATGCATCgttcagtgtgtttacatggacaacaataatccactatgaacccgattaagacaatattgtgattaagaaactaccaagtaaacagcaatttttaatcaCCTTAAtttgattaaggtcatactcgaagtaaacacaaatcgaattaggacaggtggagtactcctgttttagtcgcattatggaagtgcattacagacatgtaaacaacttaatcacactagtaacatcgtgtgggagttttcaccgcgtttttgacaggacacgatcgcacacggcagcgctcaaccgttttatggcaaacaatagagcacggctgcgtcccaaaccgcatacttgcctactacaggcctgtagcaggcgaaatacatgtatctcggctactatacagtaggtaagtacgcggtttgggacgcagcccacggcttcaagcagttgtctattatcacgtacagcacgacaaataattaactgcacttaaagcgttcgtaaaaattttaaataaaaacacccaaaactgtatacggtaccacaacgaagaccaactgtatgtcgatacgtgaaattctggagggacgtcggacggcatggcgcggtgacgtaatgacgtgtgccgttaatctaattatgttctataacatgtaaaacgggaacatgacaggagtattctaaaagcgactcgtaaacaccttaatcacattattatcttactcagagtaaggtcaataattagattactgctgtccatgtaaacgtagtcaatgagcTTTCAGTTCCAAGAGTACAGCACGCACTTGCCTCTCGTAAGTGCAAGAACGCCAGACACAAGAGAGACAACACAGGCTGTGTTACACAACAAAGTCTTTCTGCCATTAAGGCTGTCAAAGGcacaaacacaaatcaaatcCTGATTAATTAAAATCCTCAAACAAATAAAAGCCGCGAGTATTTGtactatgaataaaataaacaaccccCAATGATTACATCAGGTCAGTTAGCAGTGGTGACAAATGGTGTTTGAACACAGGGGTATGACAACAGGAATAAAAGGCTTTTTTGCTATTTAAAGCCTGGTTCACATGACACTGACAGTCACGTTTAatgttcgtcctccgctcatagaaaatgccgctgcagatcaaatcaagtgcttcctaaacttatagccagtcaccatagagtggcgcagggatgacatcaTATTGTAATGCCAAAATCCGGAAACGAGTTAGAATTTTAGCCCTTCTGGTTCAATCGTCCCGAGGTCAATGGCTTTTTgattaaaagcctgaaataaggtctgtggtaaatacaagctcaaaatattttcacattttactctaagacataaaatacaccagtaaaaCCCCGCTCGTgagtttttaaagcttttacgtgtattgaaaaagTGATtgctaacatgttgctaaatgggactacagacattgtcggggacattaaacgccATCACGCTGAACAGGAAAAGTCTTTGCAGACAAACTGGTTCAGgttgctgtgcacaattcccaaaAAAATGCGGATGCAGGtccatccacagagtaaatccgtattatggatattaagctgtttatttctggtgaTTGTATTCGgtcttcaaacttcataaaa
It encodes:
- the LOC108273129 gene encoding caspase-8, which encodes MQTVLENKVFLIKTLSANPNFILQYVQQDKIITHLDYINLKHSNHTPMNMIIDLLDTVMNRGDAPCCKFVDLLQREEIQENFPDLEKCFIPPPTSHNQDNPVEAASEVDDCYPVTRRPLGHCLIINNHTFEETSRLPNRRGTDADRDALTEVFERMHFIVEERRDLLSSHIQDTVIEFAMKDHSRMDVFVCCILSHGEKGVVLGTDGKSVAIRDLTQLISESLTLTGKPKVFFIQACQGNDLQRGVFMQDGFEDDGNEDNAKKANLTRVPLGADFLIGMATVESYRTFRHTTKGSIYIQELCKYLKDCCPKKEDILSILTKVNRSVSAQELNRHKQVPEPRYTLTKKLVLPMD